Proteins from a single region of Ziziphus jujuba cultivar Dongzao chromosome 1, ASM3175591v1:
- the LOC125423069 gene encoding protein PYRICULARIA ORYZAE RESISTANCE 21-like isoform X3 — MGGEKVATMVLKVDLQCCKCYKKVYDEKNGRVTIKVVCCSPEKIKEKIICKGGDTIKSVEIIVPEKPKPKQPEKPKEPEKPKEPPEKPKAPEKPKEPEKPKAPEKPKEPEKPKGPPQPPKEPEKPKEPEKPKPQPPPPCQPVPGCPPPFVPRGVCCQQCYNGIPGGACFHGYGGPPPCYQYDGYCGRPVFDSWGGGRPVYVSRCDTFSEENPQACTIM; from the exons ATGGGTGGAGAAAAG GTCGCCACAATGGTGCTGAAGGTGGATCTTCAGTGCTGCAAATGCTACAAGAAG GTATACGATGAGAAGAATGGCAGAGTGACAATCAAAGTGGTATGTTGTAGTCCtgaaaagatcaaggaaaaaattATCTGCAAAGGTGGTGATACCATTAAAAGCGTCGAGATCATAGTTCCTGAAAAACCGAAGCCTAAACAACCTGAAAAGCCCAAAGAACCAGAGAAGCCCAAAGAACCACCAGAAAAGCCTAAAGCCCCTGAGAAACCTAAAGAACCAGAAAAGCCTAAGGCTCCAGAGAAACCTAAAGAACCTGAGAAGCCTAAGGGACCACCGCAGCCTCCTAAAGAGCCAGAGAAACCTAAAGAACCTGAGAAGCCGAAACCACAACCTCCTCCTCCTTGTCAACCGGTGCCGGGATGCCCACCGCCGTTTGTTCCCAGGGGAGTATGTTGCCAGCAATGTTACAATGGGATTCCCGGTGGGGCATGCTTTCATGGCTATGGTGGGCCACCACCATGTTACCAATACGATGGATACTGTGGAAGGCCAGTCTTTGATAGCTGGGGTGGTGGAAGACCGGTCTATGTGAGCCGCTGTGATACTTTCAGTGAAGAAAATCCCCAAGCTTGCACTATTATGTag
- the LOC132799249 gene encoding protein PYRICULARIA ORYZAE RESISTANCE 21-like → MGGEKQVTKMVVKLNLQCCKCYKKVKKILCKIPQIHDQVYDEKNDTVTIKVLCCSPEKIKEKIICKGGGCITSIEIKVPDVETKPDPKPDPKPDPPPPPPVSVAIGVCIQQSNIWYPGGPCCHCPGWPPACYECHGYCGKPVDSCGCGRNCYPSHCDTQGCTFM, encoded by the exons ATGGGGGGAGAAAAG CAAGTCACCAAAATGGTGGTGAAGCTGAATCTTCAGTGCTGCAAATGCTACAAGAAGGTCAAAAAAATACTCTGTAAAATCCCTC AAATACACGACCAGGTATACGATGAGAAGAATGACACAGTCACAATCAAAGTGTTATGTTGCAGTCCtgaaaagatcaaggaaaagattATCTGCAAAGGCGGTGGCTGTATTACAAGCATCGAGATCAAAGTTCCTGACGTAGAAACAAAGCCTGATCCAAAGCCTGATCCAAAGCCtgatcctcctcctcctccgccAGTGTCAGTTGCGATCGGAGTATGTATTCAGCAAAGTAACATTTGGTATCCTGGTGGGCCATGCTGTCACTGCCCTGGTTGGCCACCAGCATGTTACGAATGCCACGGATATTGTGGAAAGCCAGTTGATAGCTGTGGCTGTGGAAGGAATTGTTATCCGAGCCACTGTGATACCCAAGGATGCACCTTCATgtag
- the LOC125423069 gene encoding protein PYRICULARIA ORYZAE RESISTANCE 21-like isoform X1 → MIAHESQRYYDAQLSFRSFLEVHSKNYGWRKGRHNGAEGGSSVLQMLQEGQKNTLKSFVYDEKNGRVTIKVVCCSPEKIKEKIICKGGDTIKSVEIIVPEKPKPKQPEKPKEPEKPKEPPEKPKAPEKPKEPEKPKAPEKPKEPEKPKGPPQPPKEPEKPKEPEKPKPQPPPPCQPVPGCPPPFVPRGVCCQQCYNGIPGGACFHGYGGPPPCYQYDGYCGRPVFDSWGGGRPVYVSRCDTFSEENPQACTIM, encoded by the exons ATGATAGCCCATGAATCTCAACGTTATTATGATG CTCAGCTCAGCTTCAGATCATTCTTAGAGGTTCACAGTAAAAACTATGGGTGGAGAAAAG GTCGCCACAATGGTGCTGAAGGTGGATCTTCAGTGCTGCAAATGCTACAAGAAGGTCAAAAAAATACTCTAAAATCCTTC GTATACGATGAGAAGAATGGCAGAGTGACAATCAAAGTGGTATGTTGTAGTCCtgaaaagatcaaggaaaaaattATCTGCAAAGGTGGTGATACCATTAAAAGCGTCGAGATCATAGTTCCTGAAAAACCGAAGCCTAAACAACCTGAAAAGCCCAAAGAACCAGAGAAGCCCAAAGAACCACCAGAAAAGCCTAAAGCCCCTGAGAAACCTAAAGAACCAGAAAAGCCTAAGGCTCCAGAGAAACCTAAAGAACCTGAGAAGCCTAAGGGACCACCGCAGCCTCCTAAAGAGCCAGAGAAACCTAAAGAACCTGAGAAGCCGAAACCACAACCTCCTCCTCCTTGTCAACCGGTGCCGGGATGCCCACCGCCGTTTGTTCCCAGGGGAGTATGTTGCCAGCAATGTTACAATGGGATTCCCGGTGGGGCATGCTTTCATGGCTATGGTGGGCCACCACCATGTTACCAATACGATGGATACTGTGGAAGGCCAGTCTTTGATAGCTGGGGTGGTGGAAGACCGGTCTATGTGAGCCGCTGTGATACTTTCAGTGAAGAAAATCCCCAAGCTTGCACTATTATGTag
- the LOC125423069 gene encoding uncharacterized protein LOC125423069 isoform X2, whose amino-acid sequence MGGEKSCSAAGRHNGAEGGSSVLQMLQEGQKNTLKSFVYDEKNGRVTIKVVCCSPEKIKEKIICKGGDTIKSVEIIVPEKPKPKQPEKPKEPEKPKEPPEKPKAPEKPKEPEKPKAPEKPKEPEKPKGPPQPPKEPEKPKEPEKPKPQPPPPCQPVPGCPPPFVPRGVCCQQCYNGIPGGACFHGYGGPPPCYQYDGYCGRPVFDSWGGGRPVYVSRCDTFSEENPQACTIM is encoded by the exons ATGGGTGGAGAAAAG tCATGTTCTGCTGCAGGTCGCCACAATGGTGCTGAAGGTGGATCTTCAGTGCTGCAAATGCTACAAGAAGGTCAAAAAAATACTCTAAAATCCTTC GTATACGATGAGAAGAATGGCAGAGTGACAATCAAAGTGGTATGTTGTAGTCCtgaaaagatcaaggaaaaaattATCTGCAAAGGTGGTGATACCATTAAAAGCGTCGAGATCATAGTTCCTGAAAAACCGAAGCCTAAACAACCTGAAAAGCCCAAAGAACCAGAGAAGCCCAAAGAACCACCAGAAAAGCCTAAAGCCCCTGAGAAACCTAAAGAACCAGAAAAGCCTAAGGCTCCAGAGAAACCTAAAGAACCTGAGAAGCCTAAGGGACCACCGCAGCCTCCTAAAGAGCCAGAGAAACCTAAAGAACCTGAGAAGCCGAAACCACAACCTCCTCCTCCTTGTCAACCGGTGCCGGGATGCCCACCGCCGTTTGTTCCCAGGGGAGTATGTTGCCAGCAATGTTACAATGGGATTCCCGGTGGGGCATGCTTTCATGGCTATGGTGGGCCACCACCATGTTACCAATACGATGGATACTGTGGAAGGCCAGTCTTTGATAGCTGGGGTGGTGGAAGACCGGTCTATGTGAGCCGCTGTGATACTTTCAGTGAAGAAAATCCCCAAGCTTGCACTATTATGTag